The following are encoded in a window of Kitasatospora sp. NBC_01250 genomic DNA:
- a CDS encoding FBP domain-containing protein, which produces MKPLTEQEIRAAFVNCTKGEVKRLAVPRDLAERPWDDLDYLGWRDPQAPDRAYLVAELDGGPQAVALRCPSPAGWQMRRSMCSFCLTAHTGGVSLMVARKSGKAGQQGNSVGGYICNDLACSLYVRGKKEAGAGARLHESLTLEEKIQRTVANLAAFIEKVTA; this is translated from the coding sequence ATGAAGCCACTGACCGAGCAAGAGATCCGTGCCGCCTTCGTCAACTGCACCAAGGGTGAGGTGAAGCGGCTGGCCGTCCCGCGTGACCTGGCCGAGCGCCCCTGGGACGATCTGGACTACCTCGGCTGGCGAGATCCACAGGCGCCGGACCGCGCCTATCTCGTCGCCGAGCTGGACGGCGGGCCGCAGGCCGTCGCGCTGCGCTGCCCGAGCCCGGCCGGCTGGCAGATGCGGCGCAGCATGTGCTCCTTCTGCCTGACCGCCCACACCGGCGGTGTCTCCCTGATGGTGGCCCGCAAGTCGGGCAAGGCCGGGCAGCAGGGCAACTCGGTGGGCGGCTACATCTGCAACGACCTCGCCTGCTCGCTGTACGTGCGGGGCAAGAAGGAGGCGGGCGCCGGGGCGCGGCTGCACGAGTCGCTCACCCTGGAGGAGAAGATCCAGCGCACCGTGGCCAACCTCGCGGCGTTCATCGAGAAGGTGACCGCCTGA
- a CDS encoding TetR/AcrR family transcriptional regulator has translation MARVGLTPERLTQAGAELADEVGFDQVTVSELARRFDVKVASLYSHVRNSHDLKTRIALLALEELADRAADALAGRAGKDALTALANVYRDYAREHPGRYAATQYRLDAQTAADSAGVRHSQMTRALLRGYDLTEPDQTHAVRLLGSVFHGYVSLELGGGFSHSAPDSQESWNRVLDAMDALLRNWPAA, from the coding sequence ATGGCACGCGTAGGACTCACCCCGGAACGCCTGACCCAGGCGGGAGCGGAACTGGCCGACGAGGTCGGCTTCGACCAGGTGACCGTCTCGGAACTCGCCAGACGGTTCGACGTCAAGGTCGCGAGTCTCTACTCGCACGTCAGGAACTCCCACGACCTGAAGACCAGGATCGCCCTGCTCGCCCTGGAGGAGCTCGCCGACCGGGCCGCCGACGCGCTCGCCGGACGGGCCGGAAAGGACGCGCTGACCGCCCTGGCCAACGTCTACCGCGACTACGCCCGCGAGCACCCCGGCCGCTACGCCGCCACCCAGTACCGGCTCGACGCGCAGACCGCCGCCGACAGCGCCGGTGTACGGCACTCCCAGATGACCCGGGCGCTCCTGCGCGGCTACGACCTGACCGAACCCGACCAGACGCACGCCGTCCGGCTGCTGGGCAGCGTCTTCCACGGCTACGTCAGCCTGGAGCTGGGCGGCGGCTTCAGCCACAGCGCCCCCGACAGCCAGGAGAGCTGGAACCGGGTACTGGACGCGATGGACGCGCTGCTGCGCAACTGGCCCGCGGCCTGA
- a CDS encoding GDSL-type esterase/lipase family protein yields MSLPTGTPGWITTPVTADLLRGALDLEHTAHGVLPHRLPARARAQCTDGQLAMAEAQPSGVRLVFRTRATTVELDTLPTKQVYVGAPPRPQGVYDLLVDGRLSGQGSVDSGNTLTIDMTTGSAEHRPGAPGTLRFTGLPADAKDVEIWLPHNETTELLALRTDAPVEPAPHRGRPVWLHHGSSISHGSGAPSPTTTWPALAASAAGAELINLGFGGSALLDPFTARALRDTPADLISVKLGINLVNTDLMRLRAFTPAVHGFLDTIREGHPDTPLLVVSAVLCPIHEETPGPSLPDFSALAGGQLRFRAAGDPAERASGKLALGVIREELARIVAQRSAEDPNLHYLDGRELYGEADYAELPLPDELHPDAAAHHRIGERFAALAFAAGGPFG; encoded by the coding sequence ATGTCCCTGCCCACCGGCACGCCCGGCTGGATCACCACTCCCGTCACCGCCGACCTCCTGCGCGGCGCCCTCGACCTGGAACACACCGCTCACGGCGTCCTCCCGCACCGGCTGCCCGCCCGAGCCCGCGCCCAGTGCACCGACGGGCAGCTCGCGATGGCCGAGGCCCAGCCCTCCGGCGTCCGGCTGGTCTTCCGCACCCGGGCCACCACCGTCGAGCTGGACACGCTGCCCACCAAGCAGGTCTACGTCGGCGCCCCGCCCCGCCCGCAGGGCGTCTACGACCTGCTCGTCGACGGCCGGCTCAGCGGACAGGGCAGCGTCGACAGCGGCAACACCCTGACCATCGACATGACCACCGGCAGCGCCGAGCACCGGCCCGGCGCGCCCGGCACGCTGCGCTTCACCGGCCTGCCCGCGGACGCCAAGGACGTCGAGATCTGGCTGCCGCACAACGAGACCACCGAGCTGCTCGCGCTGCGCACCGACGCCCCCGTCGAGCCCGCACCGCACCGGGGCCGCCCGGTGTGGCTGCACCACGGCAGCTCGATCAGCCACGGCTCGGGCGCCCCGAGCCCCACCACCACCTGGCCCGCGCTGGCCGCCTCGGCCGCCGGTGCGGAGCTGATCAACCTGGGCTTCGGCGGCAGCGCCCTGCTCGACCCGTTCACCGCCCGCGCCCTGCGCGACACCCCCGCCGACCTGATCAGCGTCAAGCTCGGCATCAACCTGGTGAACACCGACCTGATGCGCCTGCGCGCCTTCACCCCCGCGGTGCACGGCTTCCTGGACACCATCCGCGAGGGCCACCCCGATACGCCGCTGCTGGTCGTCTCCGCCGTCCTGTGCCCCATCCACGAGGAGACGCCCGGCCCCAGCCTCCCCGACTTCAGCGCGCTCGCCGGCGGGCAGCTGCGGTTCCGGGCCGCGGGCGATCCGGCGGAGCGCGCGAGCGGCAAGCTGGCCCTGGGCGTCATCCGGGAGGAGCTGGCCCGGATCGTGGCGCAGCGCTCGGCCGAGGACCCGAACCTGCACTACCTCGACGGCCGGGAGCTGTACGGCGAGGCCGACTACGCCGAGCTGCCGCTGCCCGACGAGCTCCACCCGGACGCCGCCGCCCACCACCGCATCGGCGAGCGCTTCGCCGCGCTGGCCTTCGCCGCCGGTGGCCCCTTCGGCTGA